GGGGGTGACAAAGGCTTCAACCCAATAATAATCACCGTTTTTGCAACGGTTTTTTACTAGACCACGCCAGGCAACGCCTTGTTTAACTGTGCCCCAGAGATCTTCAAATGCAGCCTCAGGCATATCAGGGTGGCGGACAATGTTGTGATCTTGTCCGATAAGTTCTTCAGAAGTGAAGCCACTAATAGCTAAAAAAGCATCATTAATGTAACGAATTTTGCCGTTCAGATCGGTAACTGACACCAAATCTTCTGACGATCTAAACATCTGTTCTGTTGTGGTCACAGGTTTGTTAACGCGCATGAATATCTCCGTGTTGCTCAGCATTCAGTTTCATTATAAAAAGCTGTTATCTCTAATCTGTCTTTAACTTCACATTTTTCTAAATTATTAATATCTTATATTAATGTTGTTAACAGTTAGTAAGGGAGAGTAGACAATCACCTGCTTTATTCCTAAAGTAAGCTTTAGGTAAAGGCGTATTCAAGGTTTTCAGATGGATTTAAGTGTTGGTCAGGTAGCGAAACGAGCCGGAGTAAGTGTACCCACATTGCATTTTTACGAGCAGAAAGGGCTGATTAGCAGTAGCCGTAATGCGGGCAATCAGCGTCGTTATAGTCGTCATGTACTGCGTCGCATTGCGGTGATAAAGGCGGCACAGAATGTGGGGTTGACGCTGGGGGAGATTTCAGAAGCACTGGCATTTCTGCCAAAGGATAAGGCTCCGAAAAAAGAGGAATGGGAAGCGTTGGCAGCGGGTTGGCAGCAAAGGCTGGAAGAAAAAATCAGCAGCCTTCAGGCGATGCAGAATCAGTTGGGAAGCTGCATAAACTGCGGCTGTTTGTCACTGGAAAGCTGCTCACTGTACAACCCGGATGACAGCAAAGCAATCAACCGGCCGGGAGCCAAGCTGAATCACGCTAGTGAACAAGATGAATCAGCTTAACCCTATATGAGCTAGATAGTTTCAATCACCTGAGCCTGAGCCAGTCTGGCTTTAGGCTGACCGAAATTGTAGTCCTGCTGTTCATCGTGGTAACCCATTGCCAGCGCTACCTCACAAATATGACCGTCCAGCTCTTCTTTAAACAGTTCACCGATGAGCTCGCTGTCGATACCTTCCATCGGGGTAGAACCAATGCCAAGACGTGCCAGCACATGAAGAATATTACCCAGTGCCAGATAGACCTGAGCTTTGGTCCAGTTGCCGTTAAAACCTTGCTCATTGGTGTTGGCTTCTGCAAATGAGTAAGCCCCATCCAGCATGGCTTCATAGCGATCTGCAGGAAGGTGGCCGGAGCTTACTTCAGCATCAACACGCTTAGCGTATTTCTGTTTGGTAAAGTTCGGATCATAAGCAAGAAGCAGAGTATGAGACGCTTCTTTGGCATGTGGCTGGTTAAACTGGTGCTTATTAGCAAAGCTATCGTGTAGGCGTTGTTTGGCACTGTCACTTTCTACAACAATAAACTTCCACGGCTGTGAGTTAATCGAAGAAGCGGAAAGACGCAATGCCTCTTTGATAACCTCCATATCTGTGTCAGAGATACGTTTTGACGGATCGTATTTCTTTGTGGTGTAACGGTTGTTTAGATCTTGAATAATTTGATGAGTCATACTTTTCTCCTTGGAAGTCGTCGGACTTTATGTTGTCAGTCACAATGAGGGCTACTTTAACTTGTTTTTTCGCGTTGATAATTGGTCGATTTAAATAAACACTTTTTAGTTTTTTTTGATAATAGTGACAAAGCGTACTTAGCAGGCTGTCTTGGGCTTTGGTTCACTCACAGACATAATTACAACAAGATTCACAAAATATGCATTTGGGTCGATTTTTTATTTTTCAAAAGGTTAGAGTAGTTTTCTTCAGGCTTTGTCAGCCTGCCCTAAAACCTGCAGTAGTAACGGCTTCTCAACAGCTTGTTATCTTGTTGTCATTCACAGTACAATCACAGGGATTTCTATGATTAAAAAAACAACATGACGTTAAGTCTGTGGCCTTTATTTCTCCACTCTCTTTTGCAGCGGATGTTGCTGACAGTGTTGCTTGTCCAGAATTCACCAGTAAAATCAGTCAGAAAAAGAGCGTTACGGCTGATGATTTTTATGGTGGCCGCAGGCTAACCCCCTTGCTGTTGAAGCCGGTTATAAGGTACTGAAAAACGGCGGAACCGCTGCTGATGCGCTGGTGGCAGTGCAAACCGTACTGGGTTTGGTGGAGCCTCAGTCATCAGGGCTGGGAGGCGGCGCCTTTCTGGTTTATTACAATGCAGAAAACGGCAAACTCACTACTTTTGATGGCAGGGAAACTGCCCCTCTGGCGGCGAAGCCTGAACTGTTTCAGGATAGTAACGGTAAACCACTGAAGTTCTATGATGCTGTTGTAGGTGGTCGCTCAGTAGGCACTCCGGGAACGGTGAAACTAATATCGTCTATGCATCAGCAATATGGCAAAAAGCCTTGGGCAGAACTACTGCAACCGGCTATCGCTCTGGCTGACGGAGGCTTTGCGGTTTCAGAACGTCTCGCATCAGCTATTGCCCGTGATAAAAAACGACTAAGCCGGTATCCCGATACCCGATCTTACTTCTTTACTGCGCAGGGGTTGCCTCGCCCAGAAGGTAGTGTGCTGGTAAACAAACCTTACGCGCAGACTCTGAGAATGCTGGCGGAACAGGGTGAATCGGTTTTCTATAGCGGTCAGATAGCCAAAGATATCGTCGCAAAGGTTACCGGAATCAGTGATAACCCCGGATTTCTGGCAATGGAAGATTTTGCTACCTATAAGGTAAAAGAGAGAGAAGCGGTTTGCGCCGGTTATCATCAGTACGATATTTGTGGGATGGGGACCTCCAAGCTCGGGCGCGCTGACAGTCGGTCAGATACTGGGTATCGCCAGCCATTTTGATCTGAAAGGGATGGGTGCAAATGATCCGGTAGCGTGGCAGATCATTGGAGATGCATCCAGACTGGCCTTCGCTGATCGCGGCCGCTACATGGCGGACAGTGATTTTGTACCAATGCCGCAAGGGTTACTTGATAAAGCTTATCTGGCTGAACGTGCATCGCTGATTATCAAAGGCAAGGCTCTGACTGAGGTATCTGCCGGTAATCCACCGTGGGACAACAAAATCGCGCTGGCTGATGATGATTCCATTGAACTACCAAGTACCACTCATATTGTGATAGTCGATAAGGCAGGCAATATCATCTCTATGACCAGCACTGTCGAAAATGGTTTTGGTTCAAGGGTGATGAGTAACGGCTTTATCCTCAATAATGAGCTGACGGACTTCTCCTTCTCGTCCCATAAAAATGGCTACCCCGTTGCTAACCGGGTAGAGCCGGGTAAACGTCCACGTTCTTCAATGGCACCAACCATAGTGATGGAAAAGGGTAAACCTTATATGGCGGTCGGTTCTCCGGGTGGTTCAAGAATCATCGGTTATGTCGCCCAGACTCTGATTGCTCATTTAGACTGGGGAATGGATATTCAGGACGCCATCAATATGCCCCATCTGGTAAACCGGTTTGGTACCTATGATCTGGAGCAGGACAGCGATGCCGCCAGCTTTAAACCGGCATTGGAAAAGATGGGCTTTAAGGTCAATATCCGTGACCTTAACTCCGGCCTGCACGGTGTTGTGTTTAGCGACGGCAAACTCATTGGCGGTGCCGATCCCCGTCGTGAAGGCACAGTAATGGGGGATTAAGCTTATAAGCAATCGCTCCCATGCTCTGCGTGGGAGTGTCTAT
This is a stretch of genomic DNA from Vibrio sp. SCSIO 43137. It encodes these proteins:
- the soxR gene encoding redox-sensitive transcriptional activator SoxR gives rise to the protein MDLSVGQVAKRAGVSVPTLHFYEQKGLISSSRNAGNQRRYSRHVLRRIAVIKAAQNVGLTLGEISEALAFLPKDKAPKKEEWEALAAGWQQRLEEKISSLQAMQNQLGSCINCGCLSLESCSLYNPDDSKAINRPGAKLNHASEQDESA
- a CDS encoding nitroreductase family protein, which gives rise to MTHQIIQDLNNRYTTKKYDPSKRISDTDMEVIKEALRLSASSINSQPWKFIVVESDSAKQRLHDSFANKHQFNQPHAKEASHTLLLAYDPNFTKQKYAKRVDAEVSSGHLPADRYEAMLDGAYSFAEANTNEQGFNGNWTKAQVYLALGNILHVLARLGIGSTPMEGIDSELIGELFKEELDGHICEVALAMGYHDEQQDYNFGQPKARLAQAQVIETI